ACGCTCGAGCAACAAGGCATGTTCACGGATCGTCCCCAACATTGCGGTGAGCGCATTGTTCGCATAGTATTACAAACATGTTATTTCGTGTTGATGCTGCATCGACGCAGTCGCTTGCGGACCAGATTGCTGTCCAGGTGCGTGCGGGAGTTGTTGACGGAAGCCTGGCGCCGGGGGAGCGCCTGCCGCCCGCGCGGGACCTCGCCACGGCGCTGCAGGTCAACATGCACACCGTGCTGCGGGCCTATAAGCAGCTGCGCGACGAGGGCATCAT
This genomic interval from Arthrobacter sp. PAMC 25486 contains the following:
- a CDS encoding GntR family transcriptional regulator, translated to MLFRVDAASTQSLADQIAVQVRAGVVDGSLAPGERLPPARDLATALQVNMHTVLRAYKQLRDEGIIEMRQGRGAFVRQDAGPGLVRITELAEQLLEEARKLGMSQQDLARLIGGVAQA